A single genomic interval of Noviherbaspirillum cavernae harbors:
- a CDS encoding putative bifunctional diguanylate cyclase/phosphodiesterase, whose protein sequence is MRTPLAKDSSMGTRHSWLAAGLFAVLFLISLVIGYNVYVPLVDEQRRQLHDALDHIADTQNAAVSAWIRERVGDAMVFSSGRFFGETAAAWLARGAPDDDARRQMLEQLKAIHTTYNYLEVALLDGHGTVRISTQATPLQLDAVAAETMQHALRSSSILVSPFHAIPVSPGTEQTENVVDIIAPLLSIDEEQIDTPAVLLLRARARTDVAPFAHTPPIMGSVTEVLLTEIRGEQVVISSSNLQASHFGKINVLPVSPSELMASAKSHDGSFAMDDASGTPLIAMARQVSRMPWYLVTVINENAIVASVRRMTWLLVGATAGILSLLGIAVLLWWREKEGQMRLQALQEKTERQLLQRQYDYLSKYANDMIILADAGDCIIDVNDKTLQALGRHRADMIGRPVQDLFLPQCKHVLQQAAAKLLREGMALFEVTQQQADGTLMPVEVSARAIDFEGKRFVQLICRDISERKQSELALLESQNRLNSILESILDIVWSVSPDFSRLNYINQSIEQITGYPVSAFETDPRRWLTMIHEDDRPHVEEALHALGPDHAACEAEFRIRRQDRELRWLHCRAHLVVDADGTPQRIDGVATDVTQRKATEQQVEMLAYYDNVTRLPNRTLLYDRLAQATHMAMRSEKKVALLFMDLDNFKNVNDSLGHDIGDMLLRAIAERLSQCVREEDTVARIGGDEFLIVLPDIDRGEQAAAVAEKILAATARPFILKEQQIYSTISIGISVFPDDGKETQELIKHADTALYQAKGQGRDRYQFFTRELNLQIIRSTNIERQLRHAIENDALSLWYQPQIDTKEGRLIGAEALLRWRHAGREVLSPVEFIPVAEERGLISKMGEWAIREACAQCRRWQLEGLHPIPIAVNVSPIQFQQKGFASLVTGILRESQLDPTYLELEITESSIMRRASLVAELAMNLRDVGVGISIDDFGTGYSSLSYLKQIPIDKIKIDRSFIAAMLTHGDDEAITYAIINLARSLNMRVIAEGVETKAQLDRLRLFGCNEVQGHYYSKAVSAETFRDFLANQNMFSEVA, encoded by the coding sequence TCTACGTCCCGCTGGTGGATGAGCAGCGGCGGCAGTTGCATGACGCGCTCGACCATATCGCCGACACGCAGAACGCCGCCGTATCGGCATGGATACGGGAAAGAGTTGGCGATGCGATGGTGTTCAGCAGCGGCCGCTTCTTCGGGGAAACGGCCGCTGCATGGCTTGCGCGCGGTGCGCCGGATGACGATGCGCGACGGCAAATGCTCGAGCAGCTCAAAGCCATCCACACAACCTACAACTATCTCGAAGTGGCCTTGCTCGACGGACATGGAACTGTCCGTATCTCGACGCAAGCGACGCCTTTGCAGCTGGACGCGGTCGCTGCGGAAACGATGCAGCACGCGTTGCGGAGCAGCAGCATCCTGGTCTCGCCGTTCCACGCAATCCCGGTCTCGCCGGGTACCGAGCAGACCGAGAACGTTGTCGATATCATCGCGCCGCTTCTCAGCATCGACGAGGAGCAGATCGACACGCCGGCCGTTCTGCTGCTGAGGGCGCGCGCGCGCACGGACGTCGCGCCGTTTGCGCATACCCCGCCGATTATGGGGAGCGTGACGGAGGTCTTGCTGACCGAAATCCGCGGCGAGCAAGTCGTGATCTCGTCAAGCAATCTGCAGGCCTCTCATTTCGGAAAGATCAACGTGCTGCCGGTCTCGCCGTCCGAGTTGATGGCATCGGCCAAATCGCACGACGGCTCCTTTGCAATGGACGATGCCAGCGGCACGCCGCTGATCGCGATGGCGCGCCAGGTGTCCCGCATGCCCTGGTATCTCGTCACCGTGATCAACGAGAACGCAATCGTTGCCAGCGTGCGGCGAATGACGTGGTTGCTGGTGGGCGCGACCGCCGGCATCCTGTCGCTACTCGGCATCGCGGTGTTGCTGTGGTGGCGTGAGAAGGAGGGGCAGATGCGCCTGCAGGCATTGCAGGAAAAGACCGAGCGGCAGCTATTGCAGCGGCAATACGATTACCTTTCGAAATATGCCAACGACATGATCATCCTCGCCGATGCCGGGGACTGCATCATCGATGTCAATGACAAGACCTTGCAGGCGCTCGGACGTCACCGCGCCGACATGATCGGACGACCCGTGCAAGACCTGTTTCTGCCGCAATGCAAGCACGTGCTGCAACAGGCCGCGGCAAAACTGCTGCGCGAAGGCATGGCCTTGTTCGAAGTCACGCAGCAGCAGGCCGACGGCACGCTCATGCCGGTCGAGGTCAGTGCGCGCGCGATCGATTTCGAAGGCAAGCGCTTCGTCCAGCTCATCTGCCGCGACATCAGCGAGCGAAAACAGTCCGAGCTCGCCCTGCTGGAAAGCCAGAACCGGCTCAACAGCATCCTGGAATCCATCCTCGACATTGTGTGGTCGGTGTCGCCCGACTTCTCGCGCCTGAACTACATCAACCAGTCGATCGAGCAGATCACCGGCTATCCGGTATCGGCGTTCGAGACCGATCCGCGCCGCTGGCTCACCATGATCCATGAGGATGACAGGCCGCATGTCGAGGAGGCGCTGCACGCCCTGGGGCCGGATCACGCCGCATGCGAAGCCGAATTCCGCATCCGGCGGCAGGACCGCGAGCTGCGCTGGCTGCATTGCCGCGCCCATCTCGTCGTCGATGCGGACGGCACGCCGCAACGCATCGATGGTGTCGCCACCGACGTCACGCAGCGCAAGGCTACCGAACAGCAGGTCGAAATGCTGGCCTATTACGACAACGTCACCCGGCTGCCCAACCGCACGCTGCTGTACGACCGGCTGGCGCAAGCGACGCACATGGCGATGCGCAGCGAGAAAAAGGTTGCGCTGCTGTTCATGGACCTCGACAACTTCAAGAACGTGAACGATTCGCTCGGCCACGACATCGGCGACATGCTGCTGCGCGCAATTGCGGAGCGCCTGTCGCAATGCGTACGCGAGGAGGACACAGTGGCGCGCATCGGCGGCGACGAGTTCCTCATCGTGCTGCCCGACATCGATCGCGGCGAGCAGGCGGCCGCCGTCGCCGAGAAGATCCTCGCCGCCACCGCCCGCCCCTTCATCCTGAAGGAGCAGCAGATCTACTCGACCATCAGCATCGGCATCAGTGTCTTTCCCGACGACGGCAAGGAAACGCAGGAGCTGATCAAGCATGCCGATACCGCGCTGTATCAGGCCAAGGGTCAGGGACGCGATCGATATCAGTTCTTCACGCGGGAACTGAACCTGCAGATCATCCGCAGCACCAACATCGAACGGCAATTGCGACATGCGATCGAGAACGATGCCTTGAGCCTGTGGTACCAGCCGCAGATCGATACGAAGGAAGGCAGGCTGATCGGCGCAGAAGCGCTGCTGCGCTGGCGTCATGCGGGACGCGAGGTGCTGTCACCGGTCGAGTTCATCCCGGTGGCGGAAGAGCGCGGACTGATCAGCAAGATGGGGGAATGGGCGATCCGCGAGGCCTGCGCGCAATGTCGCCGCTGGCAGCTGGAGGGACTGCACCCGATCCCGATCGCGGTCAACGTGTCGCCGATCCAGTTCCAGCAAAAGGGCTTTGCCAGCCTCGTCACCGGCATCCTGCGCGAGTCGCAGCTGGACCCGACCTATCTCGAACTGGAAATCACGGAGAGTTCGATCATGCGGCGCGCCTCGCTGGTCGCCGAGCTGGCGATGAACCTGCGCGACGTCGGCGTCGGCATCAGCATCGACGATTTCGGCACAGGCTATTCGAGCCTCAGCTATCTGAAGCAGATTCCCATCGACAAGATCAAGATCGATCGCTCCTTCATCGCGGCGATGCTCACGCATGGCGACGACGAGGCGATCACCTACGCGATCATCAATCTGGCGCGCAGCCTCAACATGCGCGTGATCGCGGAGGGCGTGGAAACGAAGGCGCAACTGGATCGCCTGCGCCTGTTCGGCTGCAACGAGGTGCAGGGTCATTACTACAGCAAGGCAGTGTCGGCGGAAACCTTCCGCGACTTTCTGGCGAACCAGAACATGTTTTCGGAGGTGGCGTAA
- a CDS encoding nucleotidyltransferase: MQATTPALPAGLSSGTDTEVFYRQVLDIMNACGIPFLVGGGYAFNCYTGFNRQTKDMDVFIRRPDYERIAEMLSHAGYDAELTYPHWLAKIRFDDAFIDLIFSSGNGVASVDDAWFEHAEEAEVAGVRVKLCPVEEIIWSKAFVMERERFDGADIVHLIRARGPQLDWARLLHRFGPHWRVLLSHLILFGFVYPDQRNLVPAHVMTDLLERLRLETGAPPPTHGICQGTLLSREQYLNDIEQQGLQDGRVVPFGYMTQKETGLWKEGIPDERKES, encoded by the coding sequence ATGCAAGCCACTACGCCAGCATTGCCTGCCGGATTGTCTTCTGGCACGGATACCGAGGTTTTCTACCGGCAGGTTCTTGACATCATGAATGCATGCGGCATCCCGTTTCTCGTCGGCGGCGGTTACGCGTTCAATTGCTACACGGGCTTCAATCGCCAGACCAAGGACATGGATGTCTTCATTCGCCGTCCCGATTACGAGCGCATTGCCGAGATGCTGTCGCACGCCGGATACGATGCTGAACTGACCTATCCCCATTGGCTGGCGAAGATCCGCTTCGACGATGCATTCATCGACCTCATCTTCAGTTCGGGCAACGGCGTCGCGTCGGTGGATGATGCATGGTTCGAGCATGCGGAGGAGGCGGAAGTGGCCGGTGTCCGCGTGAAGCTCTGCCCCGTCGAGGAAATCATCTGGTCCAAGGCTTTCGTCATGGAGCGCGAGCGCTTTGACGGCGCCGACATCGTGCATCTGATACGGGCGCGCGGCCCGCAACTGGACTGGGCGCGCCTGCTCCATCGCTTCGGCCCGCATTGGCGAGTGCTGCTGAGTCATCTGATCCTGTTCGGTTTCGTCTATCCCGACCAGCGCAATCTGGTTCCGGCACATGTCATGACAGATCTGCTGGAACGCCTGCGCCTGGAAACCGGCGCGCCGCCCCCGACGCATGGCATATGCCAGGGCACGCTGCTGTCGCGCGAACAATATCTCAACGACATCGAGCAACAAGGCTTGCAGGACGGGCGCGTCGTCCCGTTCGGCTACATGACGCAGAAAGAAACCGGCCTCTGGAAGGAGGGCATACCGGACGAGCGCAAGGAATCCTGA
- a CDS encoding metallophosphoesterase family protein yields the protein MDTREKIRFAAVGDLHCRAESAGNLRALFTQAAQEADALLLCGDLTDYGLPEETHVLVNELSGVRIPVIAVLGNHDFESGMQDEVTRILREAGVRILDGEACEVAGVGIAGVKGFAGGYGRGALGHWGEGAIKQFVDEAIHEALKLESALAKLRTSERIAMLHYSPVVETVQGEPPEIFPFLGTSRLEDPLLRYPVTVVIHGHAHRGYPEGKTANNIPVYNVAKPLLQRTFPDRPPFRIIEVPKPVPEDMRP from the coding sequence GTGGACACACGGGAAAAAATCCGCTTTGCCGCCGTCGGCGACCTGCATTGCAGGGCGGAATCTGCCGGCAACCTGCGCGCATTATTCACGCAAGCCGCGCAGGAGGCCGACGCGCTGCTGCTGTGCGGCGACCTGACCGACTATGGCTTGCCGGAAGAGACGCACGTGCTCGTGAATGAATTGTCGGGGGTGAGGATTCCCGTCATCGCGGTGCTCGGCAACCACGACTTCGAATCGGGCATGCAGGATGAGGTCACGCGCATCCTCAGAGAAGCCGGTGTGCGCATCCTGGATGGCGAGGCATGCGAAGTGGCCGGCGTCGGCATCGCGGGTGTGAAGGGGTTTGCCGGCGGATACGGCCGCGGTGCGCTAGGACACTGGGGAGAAGGTGCGATCAAGCAGTTCGTGGACGAGGCGATTCACGAGGCGCTCAAGCTGGAATCGGCGCTGGCAAAGTTGCGCACCAGCGAACGCATTGCGATGCTGCACTATTCGCCCGTCGTGGAAACGGTACAGGGCGAGCCGCCGGAAATCTTTCCCTTCCTCGGCACCAGCCGGCTGGAGGATCCTCTGCTGCGCTATCCGGTGACCGTCGTCATTCATGGCCATGCGCATCGCGGATATCCGGAGGGGAAAACGGCCAACAACATTCCGGTCTACAACGTCGCCAAGCCGCTGCTGCAACGCACCTTCCCCGACCGGCCGCCGTTCCGCATCATCGAAGTGCCAAAGCCGGTGCCGGAGGACATGCGCCCCTGA